One Candidatus Flexicrinis proximus DNA window includes the following coding sequences:
- a CDS encoding CCA tRNA nucleotidyltransferase, whose product MNSMIPRVPIRPLIWPDTILELAEQLTDSDQPIYIVGGAVRDAYFGLPLHDCDLVTPVGAAALARRIANLLKGDVYVMDAERDVARVLADTPAGRLSLDVAAYRASDLLTDLTERDFTFNAMAVDLRAPELLIDPLDGETDLKHKLIRRCTDHAIAHDPIRALRAVRQSVQMRAHIEKMTMHDIRANAGRLYETSPERVRDELVKILATQRPHAALRVMISLGLLQPILPEVAALPEDDLLSAVRTVEHVSSILTVISPGRTDNTASAFGLGAMVVAMDKFRPRLQSHIGLIWPTDRPHRAILQLMALVLAVKDAGGMVNVTDYADRLVAHLRLSNAERVRLLAVLRADLSIISADDPLNALAQHRFWHVLDVAGVDVVLLGLAQYLTQAGMNLQHKRWVRVLERARTLLDAFYMRHDEIVAPPPVIDGTQLMAALSLKPGPVIRELLDLVREGQVTGEITDRESALASTREYLRSKP is encoded by the coding sequence ATGAACAGCATGATCCCGCGTGTCCCGATACGCCCACTCATCTGGCCAGACACGATCCTCGAGCTTGCCGAGCAACTGACAGACAGTGACCAGCCGATCTATATTGTCGGCGGCGCGGTGCGGGACGCCTACTTTGGCCTACCTCTGCATGACTGCGACCTCGTCACCCCTGTGGGTGCCGCGGCGCTGGCGCGCAGGATCGCCAATCTGCTCAAGGGCGATGTGTATGTGATGGACGCCGAACGGGATGTCGCGCGGGTGCTGGCAGACACACCGGCAGGACGGCTGTCGCTGGATGTCGCGGCCTACCGCGCATCGGATCTGCTGACCGACCTGACAGAACGTGACTTCACGTTTAACGCGATGGCGGTCGACTTGCGCGCGCCGGAGCTGCTGATCGACCCGCTGGACGGCGAGACTGACCTCAAGCATAAACTGATCCGCCGCTGCACCGATCATGCAATCGCACATGATCCGATCCGCGCCCTGCGGGCTGTGCGGCAAAGCGTTCAGATGCGTGCGCACATCGAGAAGATGACGATGCACGACATTCGAGCCAACGCGGGGCGGTTATACGAGACTTCGCCGGAACGCGTGCGCGACGAACTGGTGAAGATCCTGGCGACACAACGGCCGCATGCCGCGCTGCGGGTGATGATCTCGCTGGGGCTGCTGCAGCCGATCCTGCCGGAGGTCGCGGCGCTGCCGGAAGACGATTTGCTGTCGGCGGTGCGGACGGTCGAGCATGTTTCCAGCATCCTGACGGTGATCAGCCCAGGGCGCACGGATAACACGGCTTCGGCGTTTGGGCTGGGCGCGATGGTGGTCGCCATGGATAAATTCCGGCCACGCCTGCAGAGTCATATCGGGTTGATCTGGCCGACGGACCGACCGCATCGCGCGATCCTGCAGTTGATGGCGCTGGTGCTGGCGGTCAAAGATGCGGGCGGGATGGTGAACGTCACTGATTACGCAGACCGGCTCGTGGCGCATCTGCGGCTGAGCAACGCGGAACGCGTGCGGCTGCTGGCGGTCCTGAGAGCCGACCTGTCGATCATCAGCGCCGACGACCCGCTCAACGCGCTGGCCCAGCACCGCTTCTGGCATGTGCTGGATGTGGCCGGGGTCGACGTGGTCCTGCTGGGGCTGGCGCAGTATCTGACACAGGCCGGGATGAACCTGCAGCACAAGCGCTGGGTGAGAGTGCTGGAACGCGCGCGGACGCTGCTTGACGCGTTCTATATGCGCCACGACGAGATTGTGGCCCCGCCCCCGGTGATCGACGGCACGCAGCTCATGGCGGCGCTCAGTCTGAAACCCGGGCCGGTGATACGCGAACTGCTCGACCTGGTGCGGGAAGGGCAGGTGACCGGCGAGATCACCGACCGGGAGAGCGCGCTGGCGTCCACCCGAGAATACCTGCGTTCAAAACCCTAA
- the hpt gene encoding hypoxanthine phosphoribosyltransferase, which yields MKDAYKLLLKEVLIDEVALQERVQELGAQITEDYADDDNLILVCILKGGVMFLTDLARHIHVAHEMDFMAVSSYGKGKRESGGMVRFEMDLSLGVAGKRVLIVEDIIDSGYTLSKVVEVLQTRNPQDVRICTLLDKHARRKVEMKVDYVGFAIEDKFVFGYGLDLDEKFRNLPFIGVVDLDKLPHEPE from the coding sequence ATGAAAGACGCGTATAAGCTGTTGCTTAAAGAAGTCCTGATCGACGAGGTTGCACTTCAAGAGAGAGTTCAGGAACTCGGCGCGCAGATCACCGAGGACTACGCAGACGACGATAATCTGATACTCGTCTGCATCCTTAAGGGCGGCGTGATGTTCCTGACCGACCTGGCGCGGCATATCCATGTTGCGCACGAGATGGACTTCATGGCGGTCAGCAGTTATGGCAAGGGCAAACGCGAGTCAGGCGGCATGGTGCGTTTCGAGATGGACCTGTCGCTGGGGGTTGCCGGAAAGCGCGTGCTGATTGTCGAAGACATCATCGACAGCGGATATACGCTGAGCAAAGTGGTCGAAGTACTGCAGACGCGCAACCCGCAGGACGTGCGGATCTGTACGCTGCTGGACAAACACGCGCGGCGTAAGGTGGAGATGAAGGTCGATTACGTCGGATTCGCGATCGAAGACAAATTCGTGTTTGGATACGGGCTGGACCTGGACGAGAAGTTCCGGAACCTGCCCTTTATCGGCGTCGTGGACCTGGACAAACTGCCGCACGAACCCGAATGA